A portion of the Oxynema aestuarii AP17 genome contains these proteins:
- a CDS encoding divergent PAP2 family protein — MQEFGNIIDNRVLLVATLACIIAQAIKLAIHSIRYRKLNFRVLVETGGMPSAHSALVTALAAGIGQTVGWNSTEFALATIFAVIVMYDAAGVRQAAGKQARILNQIVEEIFEEHQDFNEARLKELLGHTPFQVIVGAILGVLISWVAALTY; from the coding sequence ATGCAGGAGTTCGGCAATATCATTGACAACCGCGTGCTGCTGGTTGCAACTCTCGCCTGTATCATTGCTCAAGCGATTAAACTGGCAATCCACTCCATCCGCTACCGCAAGCTCAATTTTCGAGTGTTGGTCGAAACGGGCGGAATGCCTAGCGCTCATTCGGCGTTAGTGACCGCTTTAGCCGCAGGGATCGGCCAAACCGTGGGCTGGAACAGCACCGAGTTTGCCCTGGCAACTATTTTTGCGGTGATTGTCATGTACGATGCTGCGGGAGTTCGTCAGGCGGCAGGCAAACAAGCGCGCATTCTCAATCAGATCGTCGAGGAGATCTTTGAGGAACACCAAGATTTTAACGAAGCTCGCTTGAAGGAGTTGCTCGGACATACCCCTTTCCAGGTGATCGTCGGCGCGATTTTAGGCGTGCTGATCTCTTGGGTTGCCGCATTGACCTATTGA
- a CDS encoding pyridoxine 5'-phosphate synthase, translating into MPTLGVNIDHIATIRQARRTVEPDPVAAATLAELAGADGITVHLREDRRHIQDRDVRLLRQIVRSHLNLEMAATDEMVEIALEIKPDYITLVPEKREEVTTEGGLDIVGGRDRLAKVVATLQSAGIPVSLFIDAETPQIEASAAVGAQFIELHTGPYAEAKTEAEREKELAILAKGTREAIAAGLRVNAGHGLTYWNVYPVACIEGMEELNIGHTIISRASLVGLERAVREMKLAMRGEL; encoded by the coding sequence TTGCCTACACTCGGGGTCAACATCGACCACATCGCCACGATTCGTCAAGCACGGCGGACTGTAGAACCGGATCCGGTGGCGGCGGCTACCTTAGCCGAACTCGCCGGGGCTGATGGGATTACGGTTCACCTGCGCGAAGACCGCCGCCACATTCAAGACCGAGACGTGCGTCTGTTGCGCCAAATCGTGCGATCGCACCTCAATCTGGAAATGGCGGCGACCGATGAAATGGTGGAAATCGCTTTAGAGATTAAACCGGACTACATCACTTTGGTTCCCGAAAAACGGGAGGAAGTGACCACCGAAGGCGGACTCGATATCGTCGGGGGACGCGATCGCCTCGCTAAGGTCGTGGCCACGTTACAATCGGCGGGGATTCCCGTGAGTCTGTTTATCGATGCCGAAACGCCGCAAATCGAAGCTTCGGCGGCGGTCGGCGCTCAATTTATCGAACTGCATACGGGCCCTTATGCGGAAGCGAAAACCGAGGCGGAACGGGAAAAAGAACTGGCGATTTTAGCCAAAGGCACTCGGGAGGCGATCGCCGCCGGATTGCGCGTCAATGCAGGTCACGGGTTGACCTACTGGAATGTTTACCCCGTCGCCTGTATTGAGGGGATGGAAGAACTCAATATCGGTCACACGATTATTTCCCGTGCTTCTCTCGTCGGCTTGGAACGGGCGGTCAGAGAGATGAAATTGGCCATGAGAGGGGAGTTGTAG
- the crtE gene encoding geranylgeranyl diphosphate synthase CrtE, with protein MVLTNETDFPSEEYQFDLSTYLADRKARVEAALEASLPVTYPEKIYEAMRYSLLAGGKRLRPILGLATCELAGGTVEMAMPTACALEMIHTMSLIHDDLPSMDNDDYRRGKPTNHKVYGEDIAILAGDGLLAYAFEYVAAQTRGVSADRVVKAIAHLARAVGAAGLVGGQVVDLDSEGKPDIDVETLTFIHTHKTGALLEACVVCGAVLAGASDTDLERLSRYARNIGLAFQIIDDILDITQTQEQLGKTAGKDLQAQKATYPSIWGLEESQKQAQKLVREAKAELAPFGSAALPLIAIADFITTRSH; from the coding sequence ATGGTCTTGACCAACGAAACCGATTTCCCCTCTGAGGAATATCAATTTGACCTTTCAACCTATCTCGCCGATCGCAAAGCACGGGTTGAAGCCGCTTTAGAAGCCTCTTTACCCGTGACCTATCCGGAAAAAATTTACGAGGCGATGCGCTATTCCCTGCTGGCAGGTGGCAAGCGTCTGCGTCCGATTTTAGGGCTGGCGACCTGCGAGTTGGCCGGAGGAACGGTAGAAATGGCCATGCCGACGGCGTGCGCCCTGGAAATGATTCATACGATGTCGTTGATTCACGACGACTTGCCCTCGATGGATAACGACGATTACCGACGGGGCAAACCGACCAATCACAAGGTGTATGGGGAAGATATTGCCATTCTCGCCGGAGATGGGTTATTGGCCTATGCGTTTGAATATGTGGCGGCACAGACCCGAGGGGTCAGCGCCGATCGCGTCGTCAAGGCGATCGCCCATCTCGCCCGCGCCGTCGGGGCTGCCGGACTCGTCGGCGGTCAGGTGGTAGACCTCGACTCCGAAGGTAAACCCGATATCGACGTCGAAACCCTCACTTTCATTCACACCCATAAAACCGGAGCCTTATTAGAAGCCTGCGTCGTCTGCGGCGCCGTACTCGCCGGAGCCTCCGACACCGACCTCGAACGGCTTTCCCGTTACGCGCGCAACATCGGCTTGGCGTTTCAGATTATCGACGACATTCTCGACATCACCCAAACTCAGGAACAGCTCGGCAAAACTGCCGGAAAAGATTTGCAAGCGCAAAAAGCGACTTATCCGAGCATTTGGGGCTTGGAAGAATCCCAGAAGCAAGCGCAAAAGCTGGTTCGAGAAGCTAAAGCCGAACTGGCGCCCTTTGGCTCGGCTGCCCTTCCCCTGATCGCGATCGCGGACTTCATCACTACCCGCAGTCATTAA
- the folD gene encoding bifunctional methylenetetrahydrofolate dehydrogenase/methenyltetrahydrofolate cyclohydrolase FolD, with the protein MESNTARILDGKALAQKIQQELRSRIEQLTQTADRPPGLAVLMVGDNPASAAYVRNKERACQKLGIASFGRHFTADTPQEELHRAIDELNRDDRVDGILVQLPLPEGLDPVPLIYQIDPDKDADGLHPVNLGRLLRGEPGLRSCTPAGVMRLLEEYQIDLRGKHAVVIGRSILVGKPISLMLLARDATVTMAHSRTPDLTALTREADILIVAVGRPELIDESAVKPGAAVIDVGINRVTDYFGKSRLTGDVLFDSVKNVAGYVTPVPGGVGPMTVTMLMYNTVLSYCRTLGVEL; encoded by the coding sequence ATGGAGTCCAATACTGCTCGAATTTTAGACGGAAAAGCCCTCGCTCAGAAAATCCAGCAAGAGCTGCGATCGCGCATCGAACAACTGACGCAAACCGCCGACCGCCCCCCCGGCTTGGCAGTGCTGATGGTGGGGGACAACCCCGCCAGTGCCGCTTACGTGCGCAACAAAGAACGGGCGTGCCAGAAACTCGGCATAGCTTCATTCGGTCGCCATTTTACTGCCGATACCCCTCAAGAGGAACTGCACCGGGCGATCGACGAACTCAATCGCGACGATCGCGTAGACGGCATTTTAGTGCAGCTTCCCCTTCCCGAAGGTCTCGATCCCGTCCCCCTGATTTATCAAATCGATCCCGACAAAGACGCCGACGGCTTGCATCCGGTCAACCTCGGGCGCTTGCTGCGCGGCGAACCCGGTTTGCGTAGTTGCACCCCCGCCGGAGTGATGCGCCTATTAGAAGAATATCAAATCGATCTGCGTGGCAAACATGCCGTGGTTATCGGACGCAGCATCTTAGTCGGCAAGCCGATTTCCTTGATGTTGTTAGCCCGAGATGCCACAGTGACGATGGCACACTCGCGCACGCCGGATTTAACCGCATTGACCCGCGAAGCCGATATTTTAATTGTCGCCGTCGGTCGTCCGGAATTGATCGACGAGTCCGCCGTCAAACCCGGGGCCGCAGTCATCGATGTCGGGATTAACCGCGTGACCGACTATTTCGGTAAATCTCGCCTGACCGGAGACGTGCTGTTCGATTCGGTGAAAAACGTTGCCGGGTACGTCACCCCGGTACCCGGAGGCGTCGGACCGATGACGGTGACGATGTTGATGTACAACACCGTGTTGAGTTACTGCCGCACCTTGGGGGTAGAACTCTGA
- a CDS encoding MgPME-cyclase complex family protein: MTTYSYVLASQQFLLEEEPLEEVLKERTRDYREKEKEIDFWVVKQPAFLEAPEMAQIKAKCPQPAAAIVSTNPQFITWLKLRLEYVVTGEFEAPSDSIPDPLKSLEMSQA, translated from the coding sequence ATGACGACTTATTCTTACGTACTGGCTAGCCAACAATTTCTCTTAGAGGAAGAACCGTTAGAGGAAGTTTTAAAAGAACGGACGCGGGATTATCGAGAAAAAGAAAAAGAAATTGATTTTTGGGTCGTCAAACAGCCTGCTTTTCTCGAAGCCCCGGAAATGGCGCAGATTAAAGCCAAGTGTCCTCAGCCTGCGGCGGCGATCGTCTCGACGAACCCTCAATTTATTACCTGGTTGAAATTACGGCTGGAGTATGTAGTTACCGGAGAATTTGAAGCGCCTTCCGATTCGATTCCCGATCCGTTAAAGTCTCTGGAAATGTCCCAAGCATGA